The following are encoded together in the Capsulimonas corticalis genome:
- a CDS encoding replication-relaxation family protein: MTVTDHPGDGDRVAALPRSRFVASPKRRLALGPRDREMLVDLYHHQAMLRGQIQALYFVSVARCNDRLRQLFDHGYVQRYFHPASPYGAQAIYTVGRNAAPVIAAALGTDAAEVRRRCRARTPAFLEHTLEIVRFYLAVRAATQGPEQAQIELWLPEARCRHEYEMAAAGAANRWRKEVFKPDGFIRLDAGDKGYRSYFLEIDLGHTSSRQFRNKLADHERYLRSGLFEERFGCSEFRTLVVTTGARRLSNLLSLVRKEAEDLAWFTTFEELEEHGALGAIWRSARSPCARSLVSDGQTEEAACGSA, from the coding sequence GTGACCGTCACCGACCATCCGGGTGACGGCGACCGGGTCGCCGCGCTCCCGCGCAGCCGCTTCGTCGCCTCCCCCAAGCGCCGCCTGGCGCTGGGGCCGCGCGACCGAGAGATGCTCGTGGACCTGTACCACCACCAGGCGATGCTGCGCGGCCAGATCCAAGCGCTCTACTTCGTCTCCGTGGCGCGCTGCAACGACCGGCTGCGCCAGCTGTTCGACCACGGCTACGTCCAGCGCTATTTCCATCCCGCCTCTCCCTACGGAGCCCAGGCGATCTACACGGTCGGCAGGAACGCGGCTCCGGTCATCGCGGCGGCTCTTGGAACAGACGCTGCAGAGGTCCGGCGGCGATGCCGCGCCCGGACGCCGGCATTTCTGGAGCATACGCTTGAGATCGTCCGCTTCTACCTGGCGGTAAGGGCGGCAACCCAAGGCCCGGAGCAGGCGCAAATCGAGCTTTGGCTGCCGGAAGCCCGGTGCCGCCATGAGTACGAGATGGCGGCGGCCGGCGCGGCGAACCGGTGGCGCAAGGAGGTGTTCAAGCCGGACGGCTTCATCCGGCTCGACGCCGGCGACAAGGGATACCGCAGCTACTTCCTGGAGATCGACCTCGGGCACACGTCTTCGCGCCAGTTCCGCAACAAGCTCGCGGACCACGAGCGCTACCTGCGGAGCGGTCTGTTCGAGGAGCGGTTCGGCTGCTCGGAGTTCCGCACGCTCGTAGTCACCACGGGAGCGCGGAGACTGAGCAACCTGCTGTCGCTGGTCAGGAAGGAGGCCGAAGACTTGGCGTGGTTCACGACCTTCGAAGAACTGGAAGAACACGGGGCGTTGGGCGCGATCTGGCGATCGGCGCGGTCTCCGTGCGCAAGGTCCCTTGTCTCCGACGGGCAGACGGAGGAAGCGGCATGCGGCT